A single region of the uncultured Draconibacterium sp. genome encodes:
- a CDS encoding two-component regulator propeller domain-containing protein, whose amino-acid sequence MKRIGGVFGLLILFISVVVQSTAQPSYVFLHLTTKDGLSNGNVTSILKDSYGFLWIGTEYGLNRYDGYEFKTYTTEANLSNSIPTNNIQGIQEDGLGNIWIGTTTYTVYNRDKDNFIIDVPGVLQKFGIIVDSNYRIYIDKEKDLWVWSGQQLYFYDTQKNELKTFSLNLNIDEVATVELSDDGNNLYGFLKPGHLWQINKQTGRQQVLELPDNFNSELYNRLYADYKGGLWLWSGSTDVVFYRKNPTVAWVELQIYSGSQSKRMLRFMDDRNGHIWIGTDHNGLLIYNVASGEVLNLLEDQKTSSSIASNHAEYLYQDDNGIIWIGHNKNGISYYHNSLQSIVNVEQADCEDVSVIYEDRAGRIWLGTDGNGLFVKDKEYGIRQLPLPKSPIVSLLEDRKGRIWIGTYLDGLYRYENGKFDRFTTENSNLAGNNIWSLEEDRYGNLWIGTLGGAIQLLRNGEESLNSLEIQCEEMQPSMDMYYDGGDKLYVATVYGLYIVDIKTNDCSSYLGNKSGTQNFKQGLISCVYKDSNDNLWLGHAEGLSLWNVKKDTIYYIDKTNGLRDNIIRGIVEDDHQNLWVTTSNGLSVITAEQDKQGNLMITCKNFTDEDGLIDNYFNNRAICKVRSGDILVGGTEGYSIVNPNKMLEKNQPPAKVTFTGLSVGIDQIVVDSLYKGRKLLERPMELTRSLTFRYTDKLIQLKYTTGDLLYPNKVRYAYRMKGLQEQWQNTSENRIVFSSLAPGDYELEIKACNSDGEWSNEVSYLNITVTPPFYLSRLAWALYILSVITLVVYSIYRSRRRQKIKLEAQRMQLVREQETNLYEMKLRFFTNISHDIRTPLTLILTPLQTLLNGSMDAGMRKKLEMINKSAEQLLHIINTLLDFRKLDAGGEVLRSKQGDLVSFVRELCFTFQGTAAERRIEFSFDSKVEVLTTQFDPDKIRKVMLNLLSNAFKFTPDGGVVTVRIYVEDDDVCLSVADSGEGILDSEKPHVFDRFFQSSRHPEKTGSGIGLHIVNEYVRMHDGSITVEDNQPRGSRFIVRLPVSNEDLQDELSLDTTENEEQFEQEQLQRTPTNPVLLFVDDNRDFCEFMADSLSDEYTVILAYNGQEALEKLQENDVSIVVSDVMMPVMSGTELCEKIKTNIQWSHIPVILLTARTAEEYQLEGLKLGADDYLTKPFNFNLLKLRIRKFIEWTEKSHLSFSQKMDVSPSEITITSLDEQLIEDAIKAVEEHIDDPEFSVEDLGSLVGLSRGHLYKKLMSITGKGPAEFIRTIRLKRGRQLLEKSQLHISEIAYAVGFNSPKRFSVNFKNEFGISPSDYLRGLNNPK is encoded by the coding sequence ATGAAAAGGATAGGAGGCGTATTTGGCTTACTTATTTTGTTTATTTCGGTGGTTGTTCAGTCAACAGCGCAACCGTCTTATGTTTTTCTTCACCTTACAACAAAGGATGGGCTTTCTAACGGAAATGTTACCTCAATTCTAAAAGACAGTTATGGTTTTTTGTGGATTGGCACAGAATACGGACTGAACCGTTACGATGGTTACGAGTTTAAAACATATACCACAGAAGCCAATTTGTCGAATTCCATACCGACGAATAATATCCAGGGAATACAGGAAGATGGCTTGGGTAACATTTGGATCGGTACCACCACTTATACGGTGTATAACCGCGATAAAGATAATTTCATAATCGATGTGCCCGGGGTTTTGCAAAAATTTGGGATTATTGTTGACAGCAATTACAGAATATACATCGATAAGGAGAAAGACTTATGGGTTTGGAGTGGGCAACAACTTTATTTTTATGATACGCAAAAAAATGAATTGAAAACCTTCAGCTTGAATCTGAATATAGATGAGGTTGCAACAGTCGAACTAAGTGATGACGGGAATAACTTATATGGTTTTTTAAAGCCAGGCCATTTGTGGCAAATAAACAAACAAACCGGCAGGCAGCAAGTGCTTGAATTGCCCGATAATTTCAATTCCGAATTATATAACAGACTATATGCAGATTATAAGGGCGGCTTATGGCTTTGGTCCGGAAGTACAGACGTGGTTTTTTACCGGAAAAATCCAACGGTTGCCTGGGTTGAATTGCAGATATATTCAGGAAGTCAATCCAAACGGATGTTACGTTTTATGGATGACAGAAATGGACATATCTGGATTGGCACCGATCATAACGGGCTACTCATTTATAATGTCGCCAGCGGGGAGGTGCTAAACTTACTGGAAGATCAAAAGACAAGTTCATCCATTGCCTCCAATCATGCTGAATACTTGTACCAGGATGATAACGGGATAATCTGGATAGGGCACAATAAAAACGGTATTTCTTACTATCACAATAGTCTGCAGAGTATTGTAAATGTTGAGCAGGCAGATTGTGAGGATGTAAGCGTAATTTATGAAGATCGGGCTGGTCGGATATGGCTGGGCACTGATGGAAATGGATTATTTGTAAAAGACAAAGAATATGGTATCAGGCAGCTTCCTCTCCCGAAAAGTCCGATAGTATCGCTTCTGGAAGACAGGAAAGGACGAATATGGATCGGAACGTATTTAGATGGTCTTTATCGTTATGAAAACGGAAAGTTTGACAGGTTTACAACTGAAAACAGCAACCTGGCAGGCAATAATATCTGGAGTTTGGAAGAAGACCGGTATGGAAATTTATGGATAGGTACTTTGGGAGGAGCCATTCAACTTTTACGCAATGGGGAAGAAAGTTTAAACTCATTGGAGATCCAGTGCGAAGAAATGCAGCCTTCAATGGATATGTATTACGATGGAGGCGATAAATTGTATGTTGCAACTGTTTACGGCCTTTATATTGTTGACATAAAAACAAACGACTGCAGCAGCTATCTGGGAAATAAATCCGGCACACAGAATTTCAAACAAGGTTTAATAAGTTGTGTATATAAAGACAGCAACGACAACCTGTGGTTGGGGCACGCAGAAGGATTGAGCTTGTGGAATGTAAAAAAAGATACCATTTATTATATCGATAAAACAAATGGCCTGCGAGACAACATCATTCGCGGTATTGTTGAAGATGATCATCAAAACCTATGGGTAACCACGAGTAACGGACTTTCTGTAATTACTGCAGAGCAGGACAAGCAAGGAAATTTGATGATTACCTGCAAAAACTTCACGGATGAAGACGGTCTTATTGATAACTATTTTAATAATCGTGCAATTTGTAAGGTTCGTAGTGGAGATATCCTTGTTGGAGGGACTGAAGGATATTCAATTGTCAATCCGAATAAAATGCTGGAGAAGAACCAACCTCCGGCTAAAGTTACGTTTACAGGGTTGAGTGTGGGAATTGATCAGATAGTGGTCGATTCACTTTATAAAGGACGCAAATTGCTGGAACGTCCGATGGAGCTGACCCGTTCGCTGACATTTCGGTACACCGATAAGTTAATTCAGTTAAAATATACAACAGGCGATTTGTTATATCCCAATAAGGTAAGATACGCCTACCGGATGAAAGGACTACAGGAACAGTGGCAAAACACTTCGGAAAACCGGATTGTGTTTTCTTCTTTAGCACCAGGCGATTACGAGCTTGAAATAAAAGCATGCAATAGTGATGGAGAATGGAGCAATGAGGTTTCTTATTTAAACATTACTGTAACACCGCCATTTTATTTGTCGCGGTTGGCTTGGGCGCTGTACATCTTGTCAGTAATTACTCTTGTGGTTTATAGTATATACCGAAGCCGAAGGAGGCAGAAAATAAAGCTTGAAGCACAAAGAATGCAACTCGTTCGAGAGCAGGAAACCAATCTTTATGAAATGAAACTTCGGTTCTTTACAAATATAAGTCACGATATTCGTACACCGCTTACGCTTATACTCACACCCTTGCAAACATTATTAAATGGTTCAATGGATGCCGGTATGCGTAAAAAGCTTGAAATGATTAACAAAAGTGCCGAGCAACTATTGCACATCATTAACACCTTGCTTGATTTCCGTAAACTGGATGCCGGAGGTGAGGTTTTGCGGAGTAAACAAGGCGATTTGGTGAGCTTTGTCAGGGAGTTGTGTTTTACATTTCAAGGTACTGCCGCCGAACGCCGGATTGAGTTTTCATTTGACAGCAAAGTAGAAGTGCTGACAACCCAATTCGATCCGGACAAAATAAGGAAGGTAATGTTGAATTTGCTTTCCAATGCTTTTAAATTTACTCCTGATGGTGGAGTTGTAACAGTACGTATTTACGTGGAAGATGATGATGTCTGTTTGTCTGTGGCAGACTCGGGAGAGGGAATTTTGGACAGTGAAAAGCCCCATGTCTTTGACCGGTTTTTCCAGTCTTCACGGCACCCGGAAAAAACGGGAAGCGGAATTGGGTTGCATATTGTGAACGAATATGTCAGGATGCACGACGGTAGTATCACTGTTGAGGATAACCAACCTCGGGGGAGTAGATTTATAGTCAGACTTCCGGTTTCGAATGAAGATCTCCAGGATGAGCTCTCCCTTGATACAACGGAGAATGAAGAGCAGTTTGAACAGGAACAGCTACAAAGGACTCCAACCAACCCGGTACTTCTGTTTGTGGATGATAACAGAGATTTTTGTGAGTTTATGGCCGACAGCCTTTCTGATGAATATACAGTAATACTGGCCTATAACGGACAAGAAGCTCTGGAAAAACTACAGGAGAATGATGTATCGATAGTGGTGAGCGACGTAATGATGCCTGTAATGAGCGGAACTGAACTTTGTGAAAAAATAAAAACCAATATCCAATGGTCACATATTCCCGTAATTTTGTTGACCGCCCGCACCGCAGAAGAATATCAGTTGGAAGGACTGAAACTGGGTGCCGATGATTATCTCACCAAACCTTTTAATTTCAATTTATTAAAACTGCGTATTCGAAAATTTATTGAATGGACAGAGAAGAGCCACCTTTCCTTTAGCCAGAAAATGGATGTTTCTCCTTCCGAGATTACAATCACTTCGCTGGATGAACAACTGATAGAGGATGCTATTAAGGCAGTTGAAGAACACATTGATGATCCTGAATTTTCGGTTGAGGATCTTGGAAGTTTGGTAGGCCTCAGCAGGGGACACTTGTATAAAAAATTAATGAGTATTACAGGTAAAGGGCCCGCTGAGTTTATCCGTACAATTCGTTTAAAACGCGGACGCCAGCTTTTGGAGAAAAGTCAGCTGCACATATCCGAAATTGCCTACGCAGTTGGTTTCAACTCCCCTAAAAGATTCTCTGTTAACTTCAAAAATGAATTTGGTATTTCTCCTTCCGACTATCTGCGCGGATTAAATAATCCCAAATAA
- a CDS encoding (2Fe-2S)-binding protein — translation MKAKIEFTLNGKDVSVELEESKKLLWVLRTHFNLTGTKYGCGEGYCGACTVLINNSATRSCATTIGEVAGKNVITIEGLAQGEKLHPVQQAFADHDALQCGYCTPGMIMNAVGLLNDQPKPSREDIILGMEDNLCRCGAHNRILDAIEAAANEMQNGK, via the coding sequence ATGAAAGCGAAAATCGAATTTACTTTAAACGGAAAGGATGTTTCAGTTGAACTGGAAGAATCGAAAAAACTTCTTTGGGTTTTGCGAACACATTTTAACCTGACAGGCACAAAATATGGTTGCGGCGAGGGATATTGCGGCGCCTGCACCGTACTCATCAACAACTCGGCAACCCGGTCGTGTGCAACCACCATTGGCGAAGTTGCCGGCAAAAATGTGATCACGATTGAAGGACTGGCACAAGGCGAAAAGCTGCATCCGGTGCAGCAGGCATTTGCCGACCATGATGCGCTTCAATGTGGCTACTGCACTCCGGGCATGATTATGAATGCCGTGGGATTACTAAACGACCAGCCAAAGCCGAGCCGGGAAGATATTATTTTGGGAATGGAAGACAACCTTTGCCGTTGTGGTGCGCACAACAGAATCCTGGATGCGATTGAAGCCGCTGCAAACGAAATGCAAAACGGCAAGTGA
- a CDS encoding molybdopterin cofactor-binding domain-containing protein — MDKSKDIQDYIEGHTPTNTIKRRNFIRLLGGGIYVFFHAGAALELMAAEADQRRLPDDFNAFLRIHENGKVSCYTGKIEMGQGANTGLAMMLADELDVAYENVEMVMGDTDLCPWDMGTFGSLTTRMFGPSMLAAAAEARTVLLELAAEKLGTDVDNLDVKKGVVFNRQDQSEKITYAQLSNGQRIERVAKNESTVKDYSKYKIMGKPKFRADSLEKVTGKAKYSGDMRLPGMLYARLLRPPSHGAKLISLDTAEAEKVEGVQIVKDGDLVAALHEDPEMAEKARGLFRAKFEEANKPVNNDNLFDYLNERAPEGNVNINEGDLSKGEELATSVFNTEFHDGYVAHSPMEPHTAMAYFNGDKMTVWAGTQTPFPAQSNIARILGMEEDKVRVKPPYLGGGFGGKSAHGQAVEAAKLAKLTGKPIMVDWSREEEFFYDTFRPAAIVKINSGIDDAGKINFWDYHVYYAGDRGSETLYDVPHQKRTVYGRGWTAPGIHPFDTGAWRGPGNSTNTFARETQVDIMAAKAGIDPVEFRLKNLKDQRAIDVLEAVAEMADWKPGQSPSGRGFGVAIGSDAGTYVAHIAKVDVNKETGEVKVLKVWVAQEMGFCVNPQGATIQMEGCINMGLGYSLKEFIDFAGGKVKTKNFDTYEIPRFSWIPEMETKILQRNAPPQGGGEPAIVCMGAVIGNAIYDQTGARLLEMAMTPAKLIQALKNV, encoded by the coding sequence ATGGATAAGTCAAAAGATATTCAGGATTATATAGAAGGACACACTCCAACCAACACCATAAAACGCCGGAACTTTATTCGTTTACTTGGCGGAGGCATTTATGTTTTCTTCCATGCAGGTGCAGCGCTTGAACTTATGGCGGCGGAAGCAGATCAGCGCCGGTTGCCGGATGATTTTAATGCATTTCTACGCATTCACGAAAATGGGAAAGTATCGTGTTATACCGGAAAGATTGAAATGGGGCAGGGAGCAAACACCGGTCTGGCCATGATGCTGGCCGATGAGCTGGATGTAGCCTACGAAAATGTTGAAATGGTAATGGGCGACACCGACCTCTGTCCCTGGGATATGGGAACTTTTGGTTCGCTGACCACACGGATGTTCGGGCCATCGATGTTGGCAGCAGCGGCAGAAGCCCGGACAGTATTGCTGGAGTTGGCTGCCGAAAAACTGGGTACGGACGTCGATAATCTGGATGTTAAAAAAGGAGTGGTTTTTAATCGTCAGGATCAAAGTGAAAAGATTACATATGCTCAACTTTCCAATGGCCAGCGTATCGAACGTGTTGCTAAAAACGAATCTACCGTTAAAGATTATTCGAAATACAAAATAATGGGTAAGCCGAAATTCCGTGCCGACAGCCTGGAAAAAGTTACCGGAAAAGCCAAATATTCCGGCGACATGCGTTTGCCGGGAATGCTTTATGCCCGTTTGTTACGTCCGCCATCACACGGGGCAAAATTGATTTCATTGGATACGGCGGAGGCTGAAAAAGTAGAAGGAGTTCAAATTGTTAAAGATGGCGATCTGGTAGCCGCTTTGCATGAAGATCCGGAAATGGCGGAAAAAGCACGAGGTTTGTTCCGTGCCAAATTTGAAGAGGCAAACAAACCGGTGAACAACGATAACCTTTTCGACTACCTGAATGAACGTGCTCCGGAAGGAAATGTAAATATTAACGAGGGAGACTTATCGAAAGGAGAAGAACTGGCAACTTCGGTTTTTAACACTGAATTCCATGACGGATATGTTGCTCACTCGCCCATGGAACCACACACTGCAATGGCTTATTTCAACGGCGATAAAATGACCGTTTGGGCCGGAACACAAACACCGTTTCCGGCACAATCAAATATTGCACGGATACTGGGAATGGAAGAGGATAAAGTTAGAGTAAAACCTCCGTATCTGGGAGGTGGTTTTGGTGGGAAATCAGCCCATGGGCAAGCCGTTGAGGCGGCAAAACTAGCCAAACTAACCGGCAAACCAATTATGGTAGACTGGAGCCGCGAGGAAGAGTTTTTCTATGATACATTTCGTCCGGCAGCTATCGTAAAAATAAACTCGGGAATCGATGATGCCGGTAAAATTAACTTCTGGGATTACCACGTTTATTATGCCGGCGACCGCGGCTCGGAAACCCTGTACGACGTGCCTCATCAGAAAAGAACGGTTTACGGACGTGGATGGACGGCCCCGGGAATACATCCCTTCGACACCGGAGCGTGGCGCGGACCGGGAAACAGTACCAATACCTTTGCCCGCGAAACACAGGTGGATATTATGGCAGCCAAAGCCGGAATCGATCCGGTTGAGTTCAGGCTAAAAAACCTGAAGGACCAACGTGCCATTGATGTGCTGGAAGCGGTGGCAGAAATGGCTGACTGGAAACCGGGACAATCACCATCGGGAAGAGGTTTCGGCGTTGCCATTGGTTCCGATGCCGGAACTTATGTAGCACATATTGCCAAAGTGGATGTTAACAAAGAAACCGGTGAGGTAAAAGTGCTAAAAGTTTGGGTGGCACAGGAAATGGGATTTTGTGTAAATCCGCAGGGCGCAACCATTCAGATGGAAGGCTGCATAAACATGGGGCTGGGTTATTCCCTGAAAGAGTTTATTGACTTTGCAGGCGGAAAAGTAAAAACCAAAAATTTCGATACTTATGAAATTCCGCGGTTTTCGTGGATACCGGAAATGGAAACTAAAATTTTGCAAAGAAACGCGCCTCCTCA